TTTAAGTTCTCTGGTCTCCAACCTAcccaaaagagcacatgtcactacgctgttcatctccctccactggctcccagttactgctcccATCATATTTAAAaccctgctgctcgcttacaataCAGCATCAAAACGGCGCTTCCTTACCTGAATTCTCTCAGCCAGGTGTACACGCCTGCACTGAAGCTAGGCTTTACAGGTGAAAAGACAGGGTTGTTTGctaattttaagaaaaacagagttaaaaatcAACATCGGGGTAAATGTACGCTGAATTGAGAAAGTTCTCAACACATCATATCTGGTCCGCTAGCTAGCCACTTCGCTTCAGCACACCACATACGtgttcctccacctgcagcacacactgaaaataccaaaatatccctttaaagaaacacatgcttgacataacagaaaataaacacatgaacatctgtcggggggggggatgtccccctcctcctcatgctctcAGCCTGGGTCAGTATCTTAAAGTTAACTAATGTAttcactgtttcctgtttgttctttttcagtGATGGTTGCCGCTTCTTCCGCTCTAAACCAGACTTACTAAAGGCCATGTTCGCTCTCACGTCAGACCCCTCCATCGCCATAGTGAAGGACTGTTACCACGTCTTCATCAACCTGACAGCTGACGAGACTCTGCATCAGGTAATCGGTCTTCATTGAACATCCAATCCCAAATAAACACCCATGTACCTACTGAGCGACTGATAGTGAGAGGCTGTTGTCATAAATAGAACAATGCGCACAACTTAACTGAGATGTGTTGAATTTTTGATGAAGACAAACAAGTAGGAAGTAAgtgttcttgtttgtgtctCATTCAGGTTTTGGTGGCAGATGTCAACATTCTTCCAGTGTTGTTAAAAAACCTACAGGATCCAGAGTACCCGTTCTCTGATCAGATCTGCACCATCCTGTCCAACCTGAGCCGCCACAAGAAGACCTGCAAGACTGTGTTCAAGGTGGGTCTGAGTGACAGGTCTGGACATTTAacaggagaggggaagagagtaAACCCTTTACAGGTCCACTAATCCTCTCTAAATCCAGTGCAGGATTCTGGGAGATAAAGAGTGTCTTTGCTGTTTCAGGTTCTCCAGGAGGGAGTCGGTCTGGCTCAGCTGGTCGAGATCTTCTGCACTGAAGGTTACAATAAAAAGGCCAAACTCCACTACCTGGGTCCTCTGCTGTCCAACCTGACCCAGCTGCCCGAGGCCAGAAACTACCTGCTGGACAAAGACAGGTGACTGATAACTGATGTCTAGACAGAGGGGAACATCTGTGCACCCTCATTTTTATATTAACAATGTCATATCGTACCATTTTTTGGAAAAAATGTGTCGATTTCTACAAATgtaaaatcagaatcagcttgGTGGATGTAGCATCGCGCACGATCGCAggctcgctgtccacactgcatccgttaaatGTTTAAGTCCCCGCTCTGTTTCTCCTTGCAATCAGTGTAACATCTGGTGCTTTTGTTTCAAAGgttgacaaactgaagtgtgctgCTTTGTATTGAGGAACTGCTTTGTCATGAGGTCATAatctttcatttaaagaaaagggtGGTATATTGTTCAGTAAATAGACCTTGTGAAGAGCTCTACTCTTTGAAAGACTTCTATATAAAAGTTAAGTAGTGACCAGCAAAGTTTGGCAAAGAGACTCGCGGTCTGTGGGTCAGTACTTCAAAACTTGTACAGTAAGCTGAAAGCTCAGCGACCGTACTgaagctagtaggagtgcaaactccacaaagtgaaaacagacggtactaaaagagcgacacagcagcactgaaactgcacgttgtagacttTGCAGAACTTAAAGACTAAAATCTCTGTGCGTCTTATATTCCCAAATTTTATGTTCAGTATTTCTCTCTGTATTCCAGATGTGTAGTCCAGAGGTTGCTGCACTTCACTCAGTTCCAGGGATCGGTGGTGAGGAGGGGCGGAGTCATCGGCACCCTGCGCAACTGTTGCTTTGAACACGGTAAGCACATTCTGTGTCTCATGTCGGGGGGAGCATCCTGTTGAAAGACCCCGCCTTCCTAGCCTGAGGAGACCAATCAGGCCACACTAAAAGGATTTCCTGTTTGCGTCACCAGCTGTCCCTGCCGTACCCTTTTGTTTCTTAGTGCTGCCCCTGGTCGCCTAGCAACCTCAACAGCTGCACCAGAAAAAGCTAATACAGCAAAGTCATGTAACTGTACCTATAGCTTTTAAGATAACTTTAAGTTTCAAGGccgtttttttacttttctatcTGTTATTATTTGATTGAGTTGAAACCAGTTCCTTAAATTGTTTGctgaaataattataatttgAGATAAATCAGAGATGCTTCACTCTGGATGTCCTCACTGAACTGCAGTCACCTGATTTCAacctctcttcactctctccaGATCATCATGAGTGGTTACTTAGCGAGGCTGTGGACATCCTGCCCTTCCTCCTGCTGCCGCTGGCCGGTCCAGAGGAGCTGACAGACGAAGAGAATGAAGGTGAATGATTGTTTCTAAAAGATCAAGATTGTAGTAAATGAAGGGATTCATACGTTTGGTAGACATGAAGTGATCCACTAAGAAGCATTTCCTCCTGTGTGCCTGAGCTCTGTTGTTTGTCCAGAAATACTCCATGAGTCAGGCTGGTGCACTAGCAGACATTTCActtcatttaaatcaaacacatacatattttagtttgttttccaaCATAGCGTTGGCTCAAAACAACAGTCCCATCAAGATGTTTCATAATCTCTGTATGCCTCTCATTGCTGACAGCCGTGGCTGAAGGCAGTCTGATTGATGGGGTTGTTATGATTCAGTCCCATTCTTGTGATCAGAGTTATCAGGAAGGATTTTTTGAATTTATATAAGAATTTGGTGATCGGGGGTGCCTGTGGTTAATTGTGCACGCTCCATGGACGGAGTTTATAGTCCTttaagcaggcggcccgggttcgtaccctgctctctctctctcttctgtcatTCTGTGTGAAACAATGATTGATTCAAACTGCAACGTGACTGCTGGGCGGAGgttacaaccacagctgtaaTTAAAGTTCCCAATATGAACCTACATATTTGTGACAGAGTTGATGAATGTCTTCAGCTTGGGGGGCTGAGTGAGTGTGTAAGTCAGAAAGTATTGAGACACTAGACGTACTGGTTTGCTCAGATTCATGATTGAACAACATTTTGCTGATTGTCTGAATAACTCATCAGCGTCTCCACAGCTAAGAGTTACTCACTCACACTACTTTAGAAGAAGGATAAAGCACTGGAGAAAAACCATCTCATCTCAATGGGTTCCCCctcacacaaatacattttaacatttacataaagcaacaaaaaaaagggatttttacACCTTCTCACACTAACCCTCTCCTAAGATTTAGATCTCCCCTCATCTATTGACTCCTCTGAACATGTCACACTCAGTGAGGTAATCTCAAAATCTGCTAATAATGATGATGTATATCTGCTTTGTCCAAATCTGCAAATTTCTAAGAATCGGGGGACTGaaaaatctttttcattttgccactttttaaggttcattttggggctttttctgcatttattttagagacaggacagtggatagagtcagaaatcagggaaatagaTAGTGAGTAGGGAAGGACATGCAAGAAAAGAGCCAGAAAGGAGTCGGACTATTGCCTGGTGGGTGCGCTGATGTGGAGGTCGGaccaggccgtgcatgaatgctgaaggttgggggagctccgtctacttgAGAGCCTGTCTTCGGCTGCCATGACAAGTCCTCCTGAGCTTCTTACACACTGACAAAGaatggtggtggggggggggggggtgtacaaTCCTGAAGAATGTCTGagacatgagagctcaggagctcccatgCAAATAAACATTACCTGCAAAGTGTTCATGCACCTGCACATTAGAGAATATTTACATACTTCTAGCAagggcaggttttttttaaaacatgaaaagtaaTCACAGCTACACAACCCTAATACTATGATTTCATGTCATGTCCAGGTCTGCCTGTGGACCTGCAGTACCTCCCGgaggacaaaaagagagaagaagacccCGACATCAGGAAGATGCTGCTGGAAACACTCATACTGGTACGACACAACAAACAcccacagcagaaacacacacgcctACACTCACGCTCCCTCATTAacctctgtgctgtttgtctgtgttgtgcAGCTCACAGCCACCAAAGCCGGCAGGACGACCCTCAGAGACAAGAACGTCTATCCCATCATCAGAGAGTTTCACCGCTGGGAGAAAGACGCCCACGTCGGAGCCGCCTGCGAGAAACTGGTCCAggtagagacaaaaaaaaaatcatgcaacaAACCTTTAAAGCTGTCATGACGAACAGATGAACttatttctgtcatttaaaaaaaaaacaatagataaaaaaaaaaaacacatataacCTGTTCAAGTGCACAGATGGTTAATGTAGAGTAAACTGAACTTTAACCTCTTTGATGAACCCGCCCTGCATTGAAACTGCCTTCATAGACTAAGTCttttagggcgcggtcacactggccatccgtaccatgctgtacccaagcacgattgaccccccgcagcgccattcccccgctggccggcgcggcccgcggtcacactacacaggactaaccgtgcctaagcacgattacctcttgtacataatgtcgtaatacaacacatgcacgctttatgttattatgaagcgtgctcagtttacaaacaggtggacgagagagagagagaaaaagagacgcacagttgagtccgcgtctgcacatcagagaaaaacacagagcatgacagctactttactgactttactgcttattttaagccattttaatcagacacagcaataaataaattaattggtCTCCGATGTGCAGGCGTCCGCGCggacacctctctgaagtgtgccagagccaaggaagtgtaccgtgcctgagcacgatacggagcggtcacactggtcaaacgaactggactttagcgttgaagcgtgctcgGTACgaatggccagtgtgaccgtgcccttagTGTGGTGTACGTGATACTTATGACAACTTCTCTGCTCGTCCAGGTGCTGATCGGAGACGAGCCGGAGCAGGGGATGGAGAACCTGATGCAGGTGGAGATTCCTGAGGAAGTGCAGGAGAAACTGAAGGAGGCGGATATCAGAGAGCAACAGGAGCTGGAGACAGAGCAGGAGAGGAtaagacaggaggaggaggaggagaagaggaagaaaagagaagcagaggGGGCGGACAGAGAACAGGAAACTGGACTGATACGCTGAAGAACATGATTAGAGAAGTGTCAGTAAACTTTCCCGGCTTTTTCTGCTGCATTTGTCACTTTTCAGAAACAACTTTAAGACATCAGGGTGAGTTCATtacagcttttttaaaatacatgaaaggACATTAAAGAGGAAGAACTGGCCATTGGTCCACAAAAGCAGCGGCGTCCCTGCTGAAGAGCTGTTGAGTGATGCtgaggagtgtttgtgtttcctcacaGATGTCAGGGATGGATTTCTAAACTTCACTTATTGTTGAAACCTGAAATACTTCTGCGAGCATTCAAAAGTTTCATCATCTTCCTGCATTTGACTTTTGATGCATGATTCTAGGTTATAAAGGATGACATGACTGTACGCTTAGTTTCTTTTTGAGAATCGCTTCCCCTTCTCGGCCCAAAACTACGAAGGGAAGAACTCGTTTTAAAGGTCGATCTGACAGCAGAAGAGTCTCCGACACAGTTGATTTATTCTCACTGTTTCAGTTgtcattatttgttttaatgcttCATGATTTAGATAAAACACTCATCATGTTCAAAAATGGTTCATAATCTTCTGcatctcttttcttttactgaattaaatccgTTGGTCTTGGAAAGGTTTGAGGGAGtgaaaggaaaaacatttcctgtgatGATTTGGATGCTGAAGAGTCTCAGGTGTTCTTGAACATGTGAGacttaatgtaaaataaaaaaacactaactTGACTTAGTTTTataatttataaagcacatttaaaaaaacaaggtgcTGTACaatcatgttcctctaactctaacatgtgtctctagtctgtctacaaaccccccaatgatgagaaaagtccatcttctccatcttttccctgctccacttttcagaaaatgtgtgctcaaacaggccatttggagattttccctacatgacatcacaaagggcagtaacccctcccccaggtgggtgacactcccacagctaggtgtttgttctgtcctctgagtctgccttctcaccgtaaacaataggacatggagcgagaaagcccgagccacccaagcccttccagagagggggcgtggccagacatagctcatttacatatttaaaggtacagacacagaaacagcctgttctgaaatagaggggtttatagacatgatcaaatacaggatccgagtggatttagaacaagagacttcacacacatgttttgaggagctctgatacttatttaaactggttgaagaggaggagaatatgtgacctttaaagtaaatatCACAGTAAATCATTAACCCATACATATTGCTCCATTGTCACTAACTAATATCTTTGCATGCAAAGCAGGTCAATAAAATCTTGCAGGGTAGAACAACTTAACATCATCATTCATATGATGAGATTGCACAGATTGTGTAATATAGCTTAATTAAATGTTCTCCTGAGCTCTGGACAAAGTGTTTATTGAACTGTCCTCAGCACGGTCGGTTTGAGCTTTTGATTCTTTGATTCTGACCTGGCGCCAGTGACCGGCTCGGTTAGACTCAGGTTAGAACCATCGTACGATCTAATAAATATCTCAGCACAAAGCGAGACAGTGTGCGGGAGCCTTTCTTACAGTTTTACACTCCTCCAACATTCATGTGTgcagagattttctttttaagtgtttCTCTAACAGTTTGCAGGGTAAAATGGACTCCTTTAAACTAAGATTTCTCTCCTGTAGTTTAAAAATGCTATCAGTTctcttatttgttgtgtatgaTGTGTTTCCACCTCCTAATCAAACCACTCTTTACTCATGTATGAAATAATCATGAATCTCCTGAGCCCATCATCATCATACCGCCTTATACTTTATGCCGTTTGATTGcataagaaaatatattttttttatttaaatgacacCGTTTGACCAGAAGGGGGCATCAGAGcattcacacttttcttttctgttctccaAAAACCACCGACTCACTGAACCTCGGCTCGGCTCTCTGCATGAGTTCACTCTCCAGttgaaaataaacagaagaagacttAAAGAGTGTCTCAGACAGACTCGAGTATCTTACAGGGTTAGCTCCCATCTAAACTTGAAATTCACGTCTTCTTAAAGTGTTTGTAGTTTTGACTTTACCCTCATTAACTCAAGAGACCTCAGATTGAAACACATGAGAAGTGTTTTATTAGTCAGCTGTAATTATCTTTAACATTTACAGTGTGACGCACAAACTAAAACCAGGAActtaaacgtgtgtgtgtgtgtgtgtgtgtgtgtgtgtgtgtgtgtgtgtgtgtgtgtgtgtgtgtgtgtgtgtgtgtgtgtgtgtgtgtgtgtgtgtgtgtgtgtgtgtgtgtgtgtgtgtgtgtgtgtgtgtgtgtgtgtgtgtgtgtgtgtgtgtgtgtgtgtgtgtgtgtgtgtgtgtgtgtgtgtgtgtgtgtgtgtgtgtgtgtgtgtgtgtgtgtgtgtgtgtgtgtgtgtgtgtgtgtgtgtgtgtgtgtgtgtgtgtgtgtgtgtgtgtgtgtgtgtgtgtgtgtgtgtgtgtgtgtgtgtgtgtgtgtgtgtgtgtgtgtgtgtgtgtgtgtgtgtgtgtgtgtgtgtgtgtgtgtgtgtgtgtgtgtgtgtgtgtgtgtgtgtgtgtgtgtgtgtgtgtgtgtgtgtgtgtgtgtgtgtgtgtgtgttgcctctGTGAGGACTGTGTTGAGTTTAAACCCCCCGGACCAGAAGTAAAGATATTTAATGTAAAGTCACAACAGTTTTCAAAGTGAAGAGGATGTTTGAAGCTGAAGACATTAGTAGAAAGAGGGGATTCCTCTTGAgaagagaggttttttttgagaaattaaacaaaaatgagGGGACAACACTTCACCTTTTAACAGCATTTTTGTACATGAGGACATTAATTCCTTTCTCCACGTCTTTAAGGAGCTGCTTGAGGATTTAGACGTGACGTTTTTAAGGTTATAAAAAGGTTTAGTTTAAGTGAAAGCAGCTATTGAAAGGCTTACTCTGCTAATGTGCAAATCAATaacctttctgtgtgtgtcagcagattAGAGTTAACAGTATTAGTATAGGAGTAGTTCTCATTAGAGCATTGTGGTTTGgctaatttaaatgttttgtgaaaacttcccaaacatttgatcattttttactttaaatcttTGTCAAAAATGTTCCTGAAACTGTCATGTCAATCGAGTCAAAATGTCATGTGCTCTCACAGGAATGCACATTTAATTCACAGAGGCTTATAAAGGTCGAGCAGTGTGTTCGACTGTGCGCAGACCAGGTGTTTCTTTATCAGCGTCTCGGTGAGTTTTTCCACCTCGACACAAGGTCAAACAGTCCCCAGAAAAAACACACTACTTACATGAACGAGCACAGGGGTGGAAAAAGATTCAGCTCAGTGCAACAGGAGTTAATTTGTCTTTCAAAGTTCAGTGGGAAGTTATCCTCCCTTCAAACAgggaacacaaacaacaatcaaGCACCTCCTCAGTTAAACATTAATCCTCCGTAGTTACCAAACAGAGAACAGTGTCAGAGGTTCGGCTTCTCACTGTGTTTGCAGAAAGTCTTAGGGGTGTGAATTTATCTTGTTCGGCTCAGGAAGCATGTCAAAACAATTTCTATCGAGTTAAAATCAAAGAAGCcccttcattctttttttccccccctgagATATGAATCTAAAAAAACCTGGTTTATATAATTCATAATTTAGGCCGCGTCAGGAGAGCACCTTCATGAGTACATGTTGAGACCTGTACTCATCAGAGGCGGACTACAGgaagtaaaagaaagaagacTTGTGTGCTTTCAGCGTCGTTGTGCTGTTGAGAAGCtgggcaggttttttttctgtgtgggtCTCAGCCAGCCAATCACACGCTGAGGTTTCCTGTTTCACTTCCTGGAGTGTTTCCTCAgagcaaacgcacacacacacacacacacacgcacgcacacgcacacgcaggACGTGACAGACATGTCCGACACTCCAACTGTGGCGTTGGCCGTGCTGTCAGACGGTACAGCTGGCGTTCCTTTAACAACAGCTGGAAGTGAATGAAGTGAACACATGATGATACTATCCCTTTATGTTTCTTAGAACCTGAGTTATGGCTGACTTTATGAAAGGCTTTTACATGAGCTCATAAGATATGATGCAAATGTTACTTTATTGAACAGCTTATCACTGACTGCAACCTTCCCCTCTGACACTCTGAAGGTACTATAATAGTAAGAGAATTTACAAATGATTTCTTTAAGCAATTACTTATTTTTCTTGCAGCTTAAACAATGGCCTGCACTCCCCTGTTTATTACAGGTAACCAGGAGACGTCCTGGTAGCTCAGCTGGTTTGAATGTGTACCCAGAggagctgcttgtcaacagacaaagaaggcaactgcttggggccccagaccagtagggggccccctgAGTGCTCACGAATgaaaaaccaaagcagtggcccaaaatgtgccaATTCTGCAATGACAGTATGAAACCTCCCTAAAGGTAGGGGTGGTGGTCACCAGAGGCCCCATGATGTGATATTAACACGATACGATTCTATTGCGTTctaaacattttgcgatatgctgagaattgtgACACAATATcttatttctacacaatgtgaGTCAAGCTCACAGACTGTCCAGCACTGTGATCAAAGTCAAACCCAGTAATgaggctgcatgcacctcacaatctgaactgttggtatttcagtctaatcgaACTTTAACATGAAATCTttacaatgcaacttgttcaaaatgaatcgCACAACCCATTCAGCagttaaaaatttaaaaagaatatcatagtaaaaatgtattcaatttaaattgGTACTTGGCCGCCATGACACGATATAATATCGCCACACAAAATATgctatataatataaataatactATGCTGTTTCGATTTTTTGGGATGGAGTCACAATCCAGTCATTGATGTGAAgcttttgaaaacataaaaatggttTTATAAAGGGCCTCAGATGAAAGTGTGACCACCACCCCTCtctaataaaacacacacagtattcaCTTTTTAACCATTTCGAGGCCTTCTATCATTCTCCCAACCTCTTGGGCCGTAAAATTAATTTCcacaaactgcagttcttcaaaTGACCACTAGAGGCCGGCAGCTAAAGAGAGCCAATCCCCATACAGCCCTATGTTAAAATATTGAACTTCAAAGATAAATTACTTCCCAATGAACTCATTTGTGACATATAAGATTGATTTTTATGCATCTCATTATTTAAATCTATAAACCTTTAAATGATTATGTAATCGGGGAAGTTGGCTGCTTTGATTGTCGGGTGAGTGAAACTAGCTTTCAGCAAGGTCTTCACTCCAGTCGATGTGAGCCTCTTAACCCAACATCCCACGTATTCATCCTCTTTTGCAGAAATGGTCTCTtccagaccaaaacaaacaagatggcGACATCCAAAATGCCTAATTAGACAGTTCAAAATGTTGGCTTTCAGACCAGTTGGTGATCGTGTCCTCTTCTTTTATACGATGCGTGGTTTTCTCAGATTTAGTGCAGCCCTGCATCATGTTTTCTCCTCAACAAAACGCATCCATGAGGGtattttatcatgttttgtGTATCTTTTGAAGCATCCAGTGGGATACTTTTATTGTTCTTCTGCTGTGTCCAAGTCTACCGATGTTTCTCTCACTGTCAAGCCTGagtctctctcacactgctctccGAATCCAAGCTAATCACACACAGCCAgtggaatctgtgtgtgtgtgtgcgtgtgtgtgtgtgtgtgtctacatgtgTACCTTGAGGGGATTGTCAGTCCTGTGAAACATTCACCACGCTGCTGAGAGGATAtcaactcttcttctcttctttctcatcTTTTGAATTGagcttgtgtgagtgtgtgtataagtgtttttgtgtatttgtatgtgtgtgtatttatgtatttgtgtatttgtgtgtgtgtgtgttggtttgtgtgCAGAGAAAGATTTCAGGTCAGTGGAGCAGCAAGAAACAGAGCAACACTCACAGACTGTCGTAAGGAAACGGCTGCCATATTGAAGCCTGCAGGCTGGTTTAAGAAATGTGAGTGGAACATGATCACTGAGTAAAGACTGTGTCACAAACCTTATATCCAACAAAAAcctgacaaataaaacaaattactCTCTTAAATACATggttagtgtttttattttttaggttaAAATAGGTTTATTTGGGagcttttatttagaaatagGACAGTCGATAGAATtgaaaaatcagggagagagagacagtggggaatgacacgctGAAAAAGAGCCACGGGTCAGATTggaactacagcctctgtacatggggcgtgcaaactaataggccaccagcgcccaaGATGGTTAGTGTTTAAAAAACGTATCCGtcttgtgtctgttttcagAGCAGAACACTGGTCCTGGAGacacagttagcttagcttagcctagcatcAAAACTGgaagcttttatccaaagtgacgtacatcagagagtaagtacatcacaagcaaggatctagaaaaaggggaacaatgtcagtaagagcaaacgatcagctttgagtccgattggacacacaggtgctgacaggaagtgaccagaggcaaagcacaacattgacggcagttcttgagagctctaatcagtatagaaaccatcttataagtcatcgttatcaaacaaaaaccatcgtcattaccatcatcatcaataatatggagaccatcatcattaagttagtaggtattcataaagagctgggtctttagctttttcttaaaggagcagagggactctgcagatcgaatggagtttggaagttcattccaccaccggggggcgacagaggtgaagagtctagtcagagacttaggaccctgttgtgaaggtcggatcagacgcctttcattggcagagcgtagtgggcgggagggagtgtagacctggacgagagagttaaagtgaggaggagctgtttttgtcgcccatttgtaagcgagcagcagagttttaaatttgatgcgagcagtaactgggagccagtgtaaggagatgaacagcggagtgacatgtgctcttttaggtaGGTTGAAGACCACCTATAAAGCGCACTAAGCGAGTAACACTTTGTTGAGTACAAAACCTGAAAAGAAGTGAAACGAACATGTGCCTTTATTAGCTTCAGTACCTCTCCTGGTTATAACTGCAACCTGTTACACTATAAAACACCTGAGCAGACGTGTTTGACTGAAGTAATACAACATGGTTGATCTTTAATTTATGAATCAGTTGTGATTTAACATACTCTGTTTAGTTCTGTCGTAGATGTGTGAGAGATGAGCAGCCGCAGAGTTTTTCTGCTGCTGGTTCACTGACTGCACTCGTGAAAATACAACCAGTGATTTgagattcatttaaaaagaagtttgaatacttcagtttattttttaaaagcgaGTACTCCAATAATTCAACTCAAGTTATAATTAGACTGAGCAAATGTCACTTGTATTGGAGTCATATTTATTAAAGGAGTTTCTAAACTTTGACTCAAATATTGTCCACCGCTGGGAAGATGATaaaaatttgttttaaaaaaggttgtTGCTTAAGGTGCTTAAATACTTCATATAACCTCAGATATATTTGTAGCCAGGTGATAAAATAggaataaatatttgttttgataaACTGATAGATGGGCTACATATTATTCTGAACTTTTAAACTCTGATAGTAAAGTTACACCAACATCAGTCAGTCTGGTCCAGAATCTGAATCTTTATACAATAAATTCTGTTTCTTTAACCTCACAGTATTTGGGATTGAAACTTCTCATCCAAAGCAGGAAACTCGAgatcacatgaaaacaagaGTTCAGAGTTGGAGCCTCTCTGCTGGTTTGTCATGCTGCTTTTCACTGCTGTCAATCATCCTGTTTTTCtgactcctgattggctggctTGTGTACTCAACAGAGAAGCCTCCGCCCACCCAGAGCAGAGCGGCTGTACTTTTCCACTCCAAACTGAGATAGCATCCAACTCCATCCACTcctccaactcctcctcctcctccttctccatcacTTCATCTATTCAT
The Labrus mixtus chromosome 7, fLabMix1.1, whole genome shotgun sequence DNA segment above includes these coding regions:
- the hgh1 gene encoding protein HGH1 homolog, which produces MLSESEAAELLSFLGPGTRLDVKGQATGYILGLSAHSDGCRFFRSKPDLLKAMFALTSDPSIAIVKDCYHVFINLTADETLHQVLVADVNILPVLLKNLQDPEYPFSDQICTILSNLSRHKKTCKTVFKVLQEGVGLAQLVEIFCTEGYNKKAKLHYLGPLLSNLTQLPEARNYLLDKDRCVVQRLLHFTQFQGSVVRRGGVIGTLRNCCFEHDHHEWLLSEAVDILPFLLLPLAGPEELTDEENEGLPVDLQYLPEDKKREEDPDIRKMLLETLILLTATKAGRTTLRDKNVYPIIREFHRWEKDAHVGAACEKLVQVLIGDEPEQGMENLMQVEIPEEVQEKLKEADIREQQELETEQERIRQEEEEEKRKKREAEGADREQETGLIR